TCGATGGCGGATAAAAGCTCCCGGTTAATACGTTCTGTGGTCGCCAGGGTTGATTTATTCTGGTCCGCATTGGCCTTAATCCGTTTATCCAGCTTGACAAGGGCTGCTTCCATGGTTTTTAGATCCACCTTGGCAGCGGACATTTTTGCTGTCTGATTTTCAAGGGCCTGGCGTTTGGTTTCAAGGCTTATCAGCTTTTCATCCAGCTCATGGGTGGCCTTAGCGATTCTTACATCCAGAGCATTCAGCTTTATTTCAAGGTCCTGTGATACCTGTGCCATCTGGTTTGCCTGGGTCTGGTCCGCATCCCCCACCTTTTCGGTGATATCCAGATAGACAAAAGTCAAAATGGCAATAATGATGCATGGAATGATCACTGAGATGATGGTCACCCGCTGGGATAATTTTTCTATTTTGAGGGTGTTAGCCTCCTGCTGGAACATTGCGCCTCCAATGTCCGGCTTGTCCGCCTCAAATGCCGGATCATCCTCCGGGTTCAGGTAGTCTCCGAGTCTGTTTTCACTCATAACTGATTGGTGCCTGCTTTTCTATTCCCATTCAATGGTGCCGGGTGGTTTTGAAGTGATGTCAAAAACGACACGATTTACTTTGTCCACTTCATTGATCACGCGGTTTGAGATTTTTCCTAACAGATCGTGGGGCAGTTTGGCCCAGTCCGCTGTCATGGCGTCGTTTGATGTGACCGCACGAATGGCCACACAGTTGGCAAATGTGCGTTTGTCTCCCATGACACCAACACTTTTTACCGGTAAGAGTACGGCAAATGACTGCCACAGTTTCCGGTAAAGGCCTGCCTGTTTGATTTCCTGGATAAGAATGTCATCGGCTTTACGAAGGATTTCCAAACGTTCTTGGGTAATGTCGCCCAGGATGCGGATGGCAAGTCCGGGGCCGGGAAAGGGTTGGCGCCAGATCAAATCCTCGTTGATACCCAGTTCAAGGCCAAGTTTTCTAACTTCATCCTTGAACAACAGCTGCAACGGTTCGATGAGTTTCAGGTTCATCTCTTCGGGCAAGCCCCCTACGTTGTGGTGGGATTTGATGACCGACGTGGGGCCGCCAAAAGCGGATTTTGATTCAATAATATCCGGATACAAGGTACCCTGGCCAAGGAATTGGGCGCCTTCAACCTTTTTGGCCTCGGCGTCAAAAACCTCAATGAAAAGTTTACCGATGATCTTTCTTTTCTTTTCCGGATCTGTAACCCCGGCCAGCGCAGTTAAGAATTTGTCTTGTGCATCCACAAATTTGATGTTCATGTCCAGATTGGCAAGAAGACTTACTTCAAGCTGCTCTTTTTCATTCAAGCGCAAAAGCCCATTGTCCACAAAAATGCAGTGCAGATTTTTGCCTACGGCTTTATGGATCAAGGTGGCGGCAACAGACGAGTCCACCCCACCGGAAAG
This window of the uncultured Desulfobacter sp. genome carries:
- the guaA gene encoding glutamine-hydrolyzing GMP synthase, which encodes MIIVIDFGSQFNQLIARRVRENNVYCQVEAADIPLDKLKELSPTGIILSGGPSSIYEEDSPTIDAGIFDLGVPILGICYGMQYMVHTLGGTIEQAGKKEYGFAELRINSGNPLFKEMDDSFQCWMSHGDSAKTLPPGFEITAQTDNTPIAAIANYSKKLFGLQFHPEVEHSINGSAMIRHFLFDVCGCDQNWTMKSFSEGAIAQIKDAVGDKKVIMGLSGGVDSSVAATLIHKAVGKNLHCIFVDNGLLRLNEKEQLEVSLLANLDMNIKFVDAQDKFLTALAGVTDPEKKRKIIGKLFIEVFDAEAKKVEGAQFLGQGTLYPDIIESKSAFGGPTSVIKSHHNVGGLPEEMNLKLIEPLQLLFKDEVRKLGLELGINEDLIWRQPFPGPGLAIRILGDITQERLEILRKADDILIQEIKQAGLYRKLWQSFAVLLPVKSVGVMGDKRTFANCVAIRAVTSNDAMTADWAKLPHDLLGKISNRVINEVDKVNRVVFDITSKPPGTIEWE